A genomic window from Flavobacterium johnsoniae includes:
- a CDS encoding carboxypeptidase-like regulatory domain-containing protein codes for MKYFAVFFFTLLANFGFAQDTQPTVPQRVSGYIINDNSKQPLAGVNVINTNKVRGAKSDEKGYFEIDVQVNDTLHFSILGFQSLRIRVTNDWVKNKVTRIQLTEKAIALEEVIIAPFTLTGYLEIDSKLIPTKENYRYSISGLTQGYEAGEYAPNAFGKVLGSIFNPADMLYNFFGKNGRELKKLKEMKKDDTVRTLLESKYDRETVAVLLGISKDEIPEIMHRCNYSDSFIQTANDLQIMDAISACYEQYKVLKRN; via the coding sequence ATGAAATATTTCGCAGTTTTCTTTTTTACACTACTAGCCAACTTTGGTTTTGCGCAAGACACGCAGCCAACGGTTCCACAAAGAGTTTCAGGTTATATTATTAATGACAATAGCAAACAGCCACTTGCTGGCGTAAATGTCATCAACACCAATAAAGTACGTGGTGCAAAATCTGATGAAAAAGGATATTTTGAAATTGATGTTCAAGTCAATGATACGCTTCACTTTTCTATTTTAGGATTTCAATCGCTAAGAATCAGAGTAACAAATGACTGGGTAAAAAATAAAGTTACTCGTATTCAGCTTACTGAAAAAGCAATTGCCTTGGAAGAAGTTATTATTGCTCCTTTTACTTTAACAGGATATCTCGAAATTGACTCGAAATTAATTCCTACAAAAGAAAACTACCGTTACAGCATTTCTGGCCTTACACAAGGTTATGAAGCTGGAGAATATGCACCAAATGCATTTGGAAAAGTCCTTGGTTCGATTTTTAACCCCGCCGATATGCTTTATAATTTCTTTGGTAAAAATGGTCGAGAGCTGAAGAAACTGAAGGAAATGAAAAAAGACGATACCGTTAGAACACTTTTGGAATCTAAATACGATCGCGAAACAGTTGCCGTTTTATTAGGAATAAGTAAAGACGAAATTCCTGAAATTATGCACAGATGCAACTATTCTGATTCTTTCATTCAGACAGCAAATGACTTGCAGATTATGGACGCAATTAGCGCGTGTTACGAACAGTATAAAGTCTTAAAAAGAAATTAA